One Hevea brasiliensis isolate MT/VB/25A 57/8 chromosome 5, ASM3005281v1, whole genome shotgun sequence genomic region harbors:
- the LOC110647500 gene encoding 54S ribosomal protein L22, mitochondrial isoform X2, translating into MVGWQRHLQSLLRQVGKRVEHNYTALANFSSSSRVESSFLTGELPYLQRLWKSPSANVLRPFYQYLQQSGISSSRKLLADSFEETPIRSPLTPALTPLSSGKTKEQKAVSKPSKVQAVLKGIKQSPKKVNLVAALVRGMRVEDALLQLQVTIKRASKTVYQVIHSARANAIHNHGLDPDRLLVAEAFVGKGFYKKRIACHAKGRHGIKVRPECRLTVVVRETTSEEEAEIARLRVHNFRKLTKRERRLVPHKLIETTPIWNRKGKTADREPSGMAS; encoded by the exons ATGGTGGGCTGGCAGAGACATTTGCAGTCCTTACTTCGCCAGGTTGGGAAAAGGGTGGAGCACAATTACACTGCTCTTGCAAACTTTTCCTCTTCTTCTCGTGTGGAATCCTCTTTTTTAACTG GCGAATTACCATATTTACAGAGATTATGGAAATCACCTTCTGCCAATGTACTGAGGCCTTTCTATCAGTATTTGCAACAGTCG GGAATCTCAAGTTCAAGGAAATTACTAGCAGATTCTTTTGAGGAAACACCCATTCGATCTCCACTGACTCCTGCTTTAACTCCACTAAGCAGTGGAAAAACTAAAGAACAGAAAGCAGTCTCTAAACCATCAAAAGTTCAAGCAGTACTAAAGGGCATAAAACAG AGTCCTAAGAAAGTCAATTTGGTTGCTGCATTAGTTCGTGGCATGCGTGTTGAAGATGCATTGTTGCAGTTGCAAGTGACAATAAAGCGAGCTTCAAAAACTGTCTACCAG GTTATTCATTCTGCTCGAGCAAATGCGATTCATAATCATGGGTTGGATCCAGATCGTCTCCTTGTTG CTGAGGCATTTGTTGGAAAGGGATTTTATAAGAAAAGAATTGCTTGCCATGCAAAGGGGAGACATGGAATTAAAGTAAGACCAGAGTGTCGACTGACAGTAGTAGTGAGAGAGACAACCTCTGAAGAGGAGGCTGAGATTGCGAGGCTAAGAGTGCACAATTTCCGCAAGCTCACTAAGCGGGAAAGGCGGCTCGTGCCACACAAGCTTATTGAGACCACTCCAATTTGGAATCGCAAAGGCAAAACTGCTGATCGTGAACCAAGTGGTATGGCTTCATAA
- the LOC110647497 gene encoding dihydroneopterin aldolase 2 yields the protein MMENDEIIWGDKLILRGLKFHGFHGVKPEEKILGQKFLIDVDAWMDLRAAGKSDQLSDTLSYTEIYRLVKEVVEGPPHNLLESVAQQIASTTLTKYPQISAVRVKVGKPHVAVHGPLDYLGVEIFRRRIVDVPN from the exons ATGATGGAAAACGATGAGATAATTTGGGGAGACAAACTCATATTGAGAgggttgaagttccatggcttccACGGGGTGAAACCAGAAGAAAAGATATTGGGTCAGAAGTTCTTGATAGATGTAGATGCCTGGATGGATCTCAGGGCAGCTGGTAAATCTGACCAGCTGTCAGATACTCTTAGCTATACTGAAATTTATCG CTTAGTTAAGGAGGTTGTTGAGGGACCACCTCATAATCTTCTTGAGTCAGTGGCTCAACAAATTGCTTCTACCACCCTGACAAAGTATCCTCAAATATCTGCTGTCCGTGTAAAAGTTGGGAAGCCTCATGTTGCTGTTCATGGTCCTCTGGATTATTTGGGAGTTGAGATTTTCAGACGCAGAATTGTTGATGTTCCCAACTAA
- the LOC110647503 gene encoding uncharacterized protein LOC110647503 isoform X2, with protein sequence MARLYCLLFIYLHKIIHFTQDSNLSPFSSSIIKLSFNFQDSLLSLVIDLQFTSRMSLNNIASECVCYVHCNFCNTNLAVNVPGNITFNAVTVKCGHCSNLLSLYTGALPQNTHHLQNVHKQNIFYQYLSEDSRSSKSNEVSASDSSSENEHPKTLSVHVGISPSHPIWVNTQRQHEGYTRTGNIIRSLHACYCKLSISLSLSLSLSLSLSLSLYIYIYI encoded by the exons ATGGCTCGTCTCTATTGTCTTCTTTTCATCTACCTTCATAAAATCATCCATTTTACACAGGACAGCAATCTTTCTCCATTTTCCTCCTCTATAATTAAGCTTTCATTTAATTTCCAAGATTCTCTTCTTTCTCTGGTGATCGATTTGCAATTTACATCTAGGATGTCTCTGAACAACATTGCTTCTGAATGTGTCTGTTACGTGCACTGCAACTTCTGCAACACAAATTTagcg GTGAATGTTCCAGGCAATATCACGTTCAATGCTGTGACTGTCAAATGTGGGCATTGTTCTAATTTGTTGTCTTTGTACACAGGCGCTTTGCCACAGAATACTCATCATCTGCAAAATGTTCAT AAGCAAAatatattttatcaatatttaagtgAGGATTCTAGGTCTTCCAAGTCCAATGAAGTTTCTGCATCAGATTCTTCATCAGAAAACGAGCATCCCAAAACACTTTCGGTGCATG TGGGCATATCTCCCTCACACCCAATTTGGGTTAACACTCAACGGCAACATGAAGGATATACAAGGACAGGGAACATTATAAGGAGCCTGCATGCATGCTACTGCAAGTTAtccatatctctctctctctctctctctctctctctctctctctctctctctctctatatatatatatatatatag
- the LOC110647503 gene encoding axial regulator YABBY 5 isoform X1, protein MARLYCLLFIYLHKIIHFTQDSNLSPFSSSIIKLSFNFQDSLLSLVIDLQFTSRMSLNNIASECVCYVHCNFCNTNLAVNVPGNITFNAVTVKCGHCSNLLSLYTGALPQNTHHLQNVHKQNIFYQYLSEDSRSSKSNEVSASDSSSENEHPKTLSVHAAKGKRQRAPSAYNKFIKEEIRRLKANNPNISHKEAFSTAAKNWAYLPHTQFGLTLNGNMKDIQGQGTL, encoded by the exons ATGGCTCGTCTCTATTGTCTTCTTTTCATCTACCTTCATAAAATCATCCATTTTACACAGGACAGCAATCTTTCTCCATTTTCCTCCTCTATAATTAAGCTTTCATTTAATTTCCAAGATTCTCTTCTTTCTCTGGTGATCGATTTGCAATTTACATCTAGGATGTCTCTGAACAACATTGCTTCTGAATGTGTCTGTTACGTGCACTGCAACTTCTGCAACACAAATTTagcg GTGAATGTTCCAGGCAATATCACGTTCAATGCTGTGACTGTCAAATGTGGGCATTGTTCTAATTTGTTGTCTTTGTACACAGGCGCTTTGCCACAGAATACTCATCATCTGCAAAATGTTCAT AAGCAAAatatattttatcaatatttaagtgAGGATTCTAGGTCTTCCAAGTCCAATGAAGTTTCTGCATCAGATTCTTCATCAGAAAACGAGCATCCCAAAACACTTTCGGTGCATG CTGCAAAGGGGAAAAGACAACGTGCTCCTTcagcatacaataaatttatcaa GGAGGAAATTCGAAGGTTAAAGGCAAATAATCCTAACATTAGCCATAAAGAAGCTTTCAGCACTGCTGCCAAAAAT TGGGCATATCTCCCTCACACCCAATTTGGGTTAACACTCAACGGCAACATGAAGGATATACAAGGACAGGGAACATTATAA
- the LOC110647503 gene encoding protein YABBY 2 isoform X3 has protein sequence MARLYCLLFIYLHKIIHFTQDSNLSPFSSSIIKLSFNFQDSLLSLVIDLQFTSRMSLNNIASECVCYVHCNFCNTNLAVNVPGNITFNAVTVKCGHCSNLLSLYTGALPQNTHHLQNVHKQNIFYQYLSEDSRSSKSNEVSASDSSSENEHPKTLSVHAAKGKRQRAPSAYNKFINGHISLTPNLG, from the exons ATGGCTCGTCTCTATTGTCTTCTTTTCATCTACCTTCATAAAATCATCCATTTTACACAGGACAGCAATCTTTCTCCATTTTCCTCCTCTATAATTAAGCTTTCATTTAATTTCCAAGATTCTCTTCTTTCTCTGGTGATCGATTTGCAATTTACATCTAGGATGTCTCTGAACAACATTGCTTCTGAATGTGTCTGTTACGTGCACTGCAACTTCTGCAACACAAATTTagcg GTGAATGTTCCAGGCAATATCACGTTCAATGCTGTGACTGTCAAATGTGGGCATTGTTCTAATTTGTTGTCTTTGTACACAGGCGCTTTGCCACAGAATACTCATCATCTGCAAAATGTTCAT AAGCAAAatatattttatcaatatttaagtgAGGATTCTAGGTCTTCCAAGTCCAATGAAGTTTCTGCATCAGATTCTTCATCAGAAAACGAGCATCCCAAAACACTTTCGGTGCATG CTGCAAAGGGGAAAAGACAACGTGCTCCTTcagcatacaataaatttatcaa TGGGCATATCTCCCTCACACCCAATTTGGGTTAA